In the genome of Impatiens glandulifera chromosome 6, dImpGla2.1, whole genome shotgun sequence, the window GGTTTGGTGAAAGTGTCAAGATACTCAAAATTCTCTTAGCTAAAACAGTCCATGGAGGTATCAGGAAAATAACATGGCTAAAATTCTCTTGGCTTGTGTTTACGAATGATGAGGCATCCAACATGAACGAGCTTCGAAATGGAATGAAAAGTACGGTCAAGGCGAAAGGAGGAAGACATCATCTTTTGGCTTTGCTAATCAATCTGAATTACTAGCTTCTTCCTGATAGATAGCAAAATATAacactcttttttatttattagtctttcttttagttgaattaattttcttttgcaagtaaagattgtttaattttttaactatggGTTGATATataactcaaaatattttattaataataatcagCATTTGAAGAAACAAGAACATTGCTTGAATTAATTTGGCATACTAATCTCCAATAAAACTCCAATCACTCTTTCCATAATTCATCtacaagccaaagccaaaattacatggataaAATAAAAAGCCTTTTAGGGCTCATACATACATTCTTACATACATAATACATAACAACAATGTCTTTCTGGGCTTTCCCAAAAAACAACAGTGTCTAGGGAAGGTTTTCAGGAACTTCTCAGTTATCATCATCTCTTGTATCTTTTTGGGCTTTCGGGTTGGTACCGTTGCTGCCTTCTTGTCTTTTCTGTGTTGATGGACCCCTAAACATCGTTCGTCTGCACAATTATTAAGTAAGAAACATCATTCATTTAAATGACCATTTGCATTTCAATCATTAAAATATCCTCCAATAGATAGATGTGTGCACCAACATCAATCCGATATGAAAAAGAGATAAGAGTTTCAAAAGGGGCAAATCAAAAAATGAAATCCATTAGAAGTAATAGTGTTCTAAACAACTCtaataaagattttttatttctaaatagaATTCTACATACAAACCTATTTTAGAGATCATTACACACTCAAGTCCATACTAtaataaagtgatttttttattccATTCCAAGGACGAACAATTGTTAGTGTCAATTGATAAACCAAGGTTTAAGCAAAATGGGGGCATTTCTATTGCAATTGCAAACaagaaaaacaaagaagatTTGGATCTTAATGAGGAACCAACTAACTATGTATGCATATTTTCCCATCCAATTTagagtaattaattaatcatatgaaAAAAAGGAAGATTAGAGAAGCTGAGAATGACTAAGTTAAGGATTTCTATCTCTAGTTTGGTTATCTCCAATCCCAGGCTATGAATTCTAAAAGAAGCTATCATATATAGTGTAGTTTCAGTTAGTTAGTTAGGATGAAAGAGAAAAGAGGCGAACAAAAACCACCAACCACCTTCGACGATTGCGCTTGGCGGCGGCGCGGGTCAGGTCCTGCGTTTAACTTCATCCTGCTTATTCTCAAAGAACCTTCTGTGTTTGCATTCCTGGATGATGTCGGCCCTCATGACCTCCCTCCTGAATCGATTCAACAGTTTTTCCTTTGGCTCGTTATCTTCCACAATCACCTGAACGTTGTAGGCCGACCGGAAAAACAAAGTGTTGGCGTAAGCCAGGGACGGGCATACCACCGACGACAACAGATCATCAGAGGATGAGCGGTGGTTCGCGACAATTGAAAGAAGGCCGCCGCGTCTGTCCTTGGAGGAGATAGTTTCCTTGACGCACCCACGTGACGCAACCGCGTGACACAACTAACTTAAAAGCCCATCAACAGTCATATACAAatcaaccaaccaaccaacctgcATTTAACGAATCAGGGCGAATCAATAACGTTCTATAAACGAAAACAACATAAACAATCATATGTAAAcgaaatcaacacaaaatataaacgaatatagtAGAAATTTTATCTTTGGCCGTCGTCGTTCGTCGTTGGAGCCGCAGTTCGCCGTTGGAGCTGCAGTTCGCCGTTGGAAGTTCTTCACCGCTCTACGCCATTGAATATAGTAGAATGTTGCCTCTTCCATTTATTCTTCGCCgatgaaaagaagagaaagtcttCTCCGCCATTAGGGTTTACAATGAAGAAGAcaaagatgagagagaaaatgaatcaaaaatgaaaaaaaaattgattttataaggTTTCGTTTGCGTCACGCAagggtataattgtcattaaaaaaaagagggTCAATAGCGCTATTTAATTTATGCCCTCAGACTTTCCGTATTTAGGCCTATTATTAGgatcatttcctcaaatttcccctctaatttaattttttcttccttgtctcctttctctctctgaataaatatatatatatatatatatatatatatatatatatatatatatatatatatatatatatatatatatatataatacaaattttgtatctctaataattatgttattttatattattataaataatttttatactttttttaataaaataaaaattatatatattttaatttttttaataaataaatattttaaaaacaaatataaaaaattctctcacctaaaatctctatatattaatttctctatctaattaatttattttattattttctctcatctttatatatttatttatttatatatatatatatatatatattaactatttaatatGATTCAATAAACTcacaataaaatttcaaaatttccaaaagaattaatttattaatttttatatatatattctttctcttctaattaattaaattaatatttttaatcatatatatataaatatatataatattttatcctaTATCTATAATATacctttcttaattaattttcatttttattttatatatatatatatatatatatatatatatatatatatataaaattttgtatctctaataaataatttatctttttattttctatttcctcatttatatatatatatatatatatatatatatatatatatatatatatatatatatatatatatatatatattaactcttatttttatttttattcatatatttttttataataattatttattaatattaatattatttaaatttataattttattaattattttataatctatatatgaataaataattaaatatatacgtaataattatattaattatttaataatctatataataatatatcaataaataaatatatatatatattataataattatatttatattaattaattttattttttataaataaatattttaaataataatattaaacatttctctcacctaaaatatatatatatatatatattaatttttctacctaattaaattttcttaattattttcttcaatatttatatataatataatatattataacgtttaatatgatttattaaactcgcaatataattacaaatttctctttcctaatttttttttatcttagagtatataatatatatatatatatattatttcttctaattaattacttttattttttctctcatcattatatatatatatatatatatatatcactaaaaaaaatgttttattagcAACACAAATTTACCAACAGTTGTAGACCGTCAGTGATATTCGACGGGTTTTGCGACGGTATTTATCACACAAACTACCATCCGTCACAAATCTTAATAAATCAAGGAAACACAGTCACAAATAATAGATGCATGATTAGACATCGCAAAATTACTATAGTACATGTTCGAGATAAAATCCATAGAATGTTTAGCAtcaaaaatttgataatttgacaaaaaaaaccgtagaaaataaattgaaaatctaTAGCAATTTTTTGAGGTAACTTTTTCATCGCAAATGACGTCCCAAATGTCCGTATAAACATTTAGATGTCGCAAATTCTatagaaaaatgttaaaatttaattattttttaattagacgCCAGAAATGATGATTACTTTGAGAAATTGGCATGCAATCACCAAATCTCCTACACATTTCTTCAGCGTCTCTCTACCATATGTTTGATTACATTTGAAATGAACATTAATTTCCGTTTCCTAATTTCTCGCTTTAATTTTTGTCTATGATGTGAATTGAATTTGCATAAAGATGGAATGTATGTTTATCTCTGTTTGAAAAGAAACAAATTCAAAAGATTTAGAGATTTCGCTCTACATTCTGTGGTACTTTTAAGAGCATCTCCAAGCATTATGGTGGTTAGGTCGAAGAATTGGTCAATACTTCAAGCTCGGCGATGAGAAAGTACTTATGCTTCTAATTTTAGGTCAGCGGAACATTCCCATCACCAACGTCTATCAATAACATCTCACATTTCAACAACATCATTAATTATAAGTTCTCTCAATAAGTATTGTTGTTTGGCTTTGTGAGTGTTGAATTTCAtttctaaaatttgttttcGTACCAGTATGATGTGAATTGTGGACTACAACATAAGGTCATTGAGTAGAATTGTACACCGCGGATGATTGCACGTCACGACATGTATGTGAGAAGTAAGAACATGTATGTGAAGTAGTGGCTACTTAAAGCTATAAGCCGACTCCCGACGATCGCCAAGCCCCGGAAACGCTGAGCCTGACGTTCGCCCAGCATTATTGAGGTTAGTTCGACTACTCCCCGatgattttactatttttgCATGTTGAGTATGAAGTTTTATGGTTTTAGGATTTTAGTTTAGGATTTAGGCTTTAGTTAGTTctattgttttggtttgaaataCTTTGATCCGAGAAATGTATAGTCTTTCCTTATACTGAATGGTTTGTGAACATTTTCACGTGTTAATTGAAATGCGTGGTACGCAATTGAGTGGATCGTGGGGTGGTGCGTGGGAGTAGTGCGTGGTGCGTGGGGCGGGGGGCGGGGGGCGTGGGTGTGGTGCGTGGAGCGTGAACTTAGGCGTGGGTGGGGCGTGGCTTGGGCGTGGCTTGGGCGTGGCTTGGGTGTGGCTTGGGTGTGGGTGGAGAACATGaaagagataggattttggatAAGAAGATGAGGATAGGATAGGATAGGATAGGAGAAAGTGAAAAAGGAGAAGGGTAAAAAtggaaagaaaattaaaaacttGGGTTTTTTCTAATTTGGTCAAACATGGGTACCAAGATTAGTTTTTGAGAGACCACTTCTTGGTTTTTGGAACAAACCCAGACATTACCCTAATAACCCTttcctcaaacaagctcttagagtGATTACGTTAAAAATGATCGAGGTACAATCAACAAATATGCTTAATTTTGACGTAAATGTTAATAAACTATTCTCGGGAGTTACTTACAAATAACCTTTAGAGTGATCATATAAATATGATCGAgatactatcaacaaatatgttttattttgacgtgaatattaataaactattcACAAGATTTACTAACACATAACATTTAGAGTGATCACGTAAAAATGATCAGgatactatcaacatatatgtttgattttgatgtGAATGTTATTAAACTATTCACGgtagttactaacaagtaacgtTTAGAGTAATCACGTAAAAATGATTAGGTACTATAAACTGATAGGTTTGATTTTAACGTGaatattaataaactattcacgagagttactaacaagtaacgtTTAAAGTGATCACATAAAAATGACCGaggtactatcaacaaatatgtttGGTTTTGACGTGAATATTAATAAACTATTGATtgaagttactaacaagtaacatttatagtgatcatataaaaatgatcgaggtactatcaacatatatgtttgattttgacgtgaatattaataaactatttgttagaaaaattaaggaagttaATTTTTCAACCGGccaaattgttagaaaaattaaggaagttaATTTTTCAACCGGCCATAcactacaagttttgaatatttattctaaataatcaaaaagggagaaattgttagaaaaattaagtagattaattttaaccggccaaaaaacttaatcaatctcaatcttcctgtgcaggaacagatcaagCCGCATCATACCGACTAAAGTACATGTTCTAAATGATCCGGTCATACTCTATGAAATCGGCTGAACTCCCTCAACCGTATCGGCTAGTAAAAGTATCATCATCCGGCTTACTCATTctttattgaagatcataaaagCTCAAAGAAAAACTTTTGAAAAGTGATGAATCTgagaagatgacgtaatatgatgaTATAACCCTCAATCGGATCGGCTAGTAAAAGTATCTTCATCCGGCTGACTCATTctttattgaagatcataaaagCTCAACGGAAAACTTTTGAAAAGTGATGAATCTGAGAtgatgacgtaatatgatgaTATAAAGATTTCTAGGAAATATACAAGAAGAAAAGAttcggatcagaagcatgcaacgaaaacaatgatgaactgTTTATCTAACTCTACAATCAACATCAGATTCAGGCTGCATACTTGGTGCATGTGTGCCATGTATCCAAAATGCAAACTGGCCTAAATGCATGACAGCCAAATGTCCAATATAACAAAGCGTGCACGCAATCACTTGAACCTGATCGGCGtggcttcagatgaccaatccggaggagagagaaaattatgaccgttgtcatattttccatataaatagaagctcacGGTGCCGAAGAAAACAGTCACGCGTGAGATCACTACAAAAAAGCTCATACAAGAGAGAAGTAACAGCAACATGAGATCTTACGCACGAACTCGAATAGTGATTGAAATTCCCGAAAGTGTTTTagtattgtgtgtgtattttaccattgagtaaaaagtattgtattacatcattgtgagcggtgtaaccgacgagcagtaaataagactcgttcggattgtgtgttgtggttgtgtaatattccatagtgaatatccttctcattgtttgagaagaaggggtgacgtaggagattaaactccgaacatccataaaatcctgtctcgtgttctttactttcatattccggcttactcactcAAACTTAACCGAAACATCTAAACCGAACTGAAATAACTAATATCTTCCTAAACATAATCGGCTTTCTCCTTAAACCGATATCTCCTAAATGCCTTCCAAACcgaactgtgtgtgttgcttcaagctgaaacaaaccacttccgcacttgaacccggttcaagaggtttgtgacagcttgtgtagtgttaagagcggttctagTCTCTAACTGGACTATTACtagtgtgtgttgtgttgttaagCGTTCTCCCTTAAAAGtcggaccccggtcctccaagggcgatctcgatcctaacaagtggtatcagagcgaggtttcTTAACattcaagcaaccgaagaagatgggaagcatgacccacaatgACAAGCCATcgatgctaaacagtgaagcgtttagcggCTGGAAGAAACAAATATACTTACATCTGATCACGTTGGACGATGAGATGAGAAAAGTTCTAAAGGAGGGACCGATAAAGATTAATAAGGAGATAGAAGCATGGACGactgaagatcgaagaagaaacaacctggacaaccattgcatgagacatattTTCAAAGCCATGGACGACAACACTTTCAACAAAATCTCAGATTGTCAAAATGCAAAgaaagcctgggaaacgatcattcaggtTCATGAGGGAAATTAtagaactaaggagaacaaaatcttggtggcaacCCAAAAATATGATtacatcaagatgaaaccgggagaaaacatgaaataatttagtgaccggttcactagtgtagtcaacgagctacACACACTTGGAAAGAGATATGATAACCGGGAGATCATCATAAAAGATTTGAGATCTTTACCAAGTGCATGAGATATCAAAatcatggtgatgagggaatcaagcaacctcggaTAGATGAAGTTGCacgacgtgtttgaggatctgaaagcttacgaattcgagataaaatctcggatcgaagatgaagcatcaacATCAACTCCCGTCAAAAGCGCTAACCAGATTAGTGAAGACGTGATGGCCATGCTAGCatagaaatttgggagattcgtgaagaagaatcaaccatcGAACAACAACTTCAACTATAACTATGCCGATAAATCAAATGTAagatgttttaactgtgatggttttggtcATTACAGGCCAGAATGCAGAAAACtgaggagagatgaccggaaaccgggaaacaactaccaaggaaacaactatcaaggaaacaactatcaaagaAATGATTACCAACGAAATGACaaccaaggaaacaactatcaaaggAACAACAATCAACAAACCGGTATAGGGAGTGAAATCTagaaggcactcattgcatctgATGGTGGAAGCGATTGGGCTAACTCCGATACCgaaaacgaagaagaaagaattACATGCTTTATGGAacatgaagaagaggtatttgatttcgcatctgatgaatttactaaagaagatttagttactgcactcaacgacatgatcgctgagttcagaaacttgTCTACTTATATACCGACTCGGTCAAACTATGAAACCgaagagtcaagtggtaccgctggcgagccatgcgaaaccacggtatatgaaccggtcggactatccttagagaatgagaagctcaagaagacagttcaaccggtaactgaagaagatgaaaaactAGATATATTACGGCTGCTTGGGAAAGATCCTGTGAAGCCATAAatcaaatgtgtaactataaaagacatcctaaatgcAAATACGGTCTCGGTTACAAAAACGACATATCCTCCAACAAGACCTCTCCAAACGGGataaaactcacaaaagacaatctttctttcgtaagatttgtcaagagctcttcaaccgacaCTGAGGCAGAACATGATTTAAAACtggaaaaagaattaaaatatataggtCCAAGCGACTCGgagaaatggcttcatcctgagagaaggaaagccaaccggtcaGTAAACAGACAAACCGACACACATTCAAAAAGAACTAATACACCACCACAATCACGACAACATAAGGTACTATTCCGCAGACAAGAAATTGTCAAGCCGGGTACCGGAAAATCGATTAAAACTAtcaccgggaaagtgatccgacttattaaagtctggatctcaaagggactaatcaaccacggacccaactgaatgtgggtaccagaaaagtgtaaatatttattttttgcaagTTAGGAGGAGCATGCGGCTGGAaaactcggaatggtacttggacaacggttgttcaagacacatgaccggcaacAACGAACTTTTAGCCGATATCAtctatgaaaccggagcaatgatcacttttggtgacaactcaaaaggtagaaccgtgggcaagggtaagattgtccatggtaatctgtCCATAAATAACGTGCTTTTAGTAGAAAACCTgcattttaacttgttaagtataagtcaaatgtgtgatatagggtacacggttgaatttcataaacatgcatgcattgttaaaaattatcaaGGTGATACACTAttaaccggaaaccggatgggaaacatttacaaagttgaatggaaaactaaaattgaaaatcctgtttgcatgatagctaggAATGATCCGAACTGGTTCTGacacaaacggctaaaccatctaaacttcaaaaccttaaactttatatgttctaaagaattggttcatggttttccaaacatcaaattttccaaagttaaagtatgtgctgcatgtcaaatgggaaaacaaataaaatcatctttcaaaagaaaatgaaactttcaatccgaacgatgcttagaattattgcatatggatctatttggtccggttagagtaacaagtctaggaggcatgcattataccatggtagttgttgatgattattctagaattacttgggtaacatttttggaatctaaaaatcaagctacgTCGAACCTGATAAAGTTACTTTTAaggatacaaaatgagaaatctattcgAATTAACCGAATCAGAAGTGAtcgaggaaccgaatttacaaacaacattttaactacttttattgatgattctggtattaggcactagttgtctagtgctagaacacctcaacaaaatggcctggttGAGAGAAGAATACGAACtatcaaggaagccgcaaggtccatgatagccgattcgggtgttgctcaaaatttttgggctgaagctatcaatactgcttGCTATACTCAAAAGCGGTCTTTAATTACTAAACATaactaaaactccttttgaaatataccatgacaaagttcctaacatccggtatcttagaatctttggctgtaagtgttatgttcacatcaacgacaaaagttatttgaccgcttttgatgcaaaatccgatgaaggaataatgttgggctaTTCAGccgtaagtaaagcatatagagtttacaacactagaactttaacggttgaagaaacatctcatgttgtttttgatgaatcaattgaacgaaacactgcattacccttcgaccttcacaacagaatggaaaatttcaatatctattctgatgatgaagatgaggttccggtctatagacggtttgtcaatgatcaagcggttgatgctgaacctcagcctgatcaaactgctttaccgcagaaagttgacgcctCAGTTtgaactgaggaaatcggtcggtctgactctgttcagcctactgatccgtctaaccttgatcagtcAACCAGATGCTTGGAAGACACATCCAaaataaacctcagaaggaataaaaatcatcctctttaaCTGATAATAGGTAACATctcatcacccgtccgaactaggcgaCAGAATTTGGAAcaatatgaaaactcagctttcatatcacaaattgagcc includes:
- the LOC124943338 gene encoding 30S ribosomal protein S21, chloroplastic-like; the encoded protein is MQLCHAVASRGCVKETISSKDRRGGLLSIVANHRSSSDDLLSSVVCPSLAYANTLFFRSAYNVQVIVEDNEPKEKLLNRFRREVMRADIIQECKHRRFFENKQDEVKRRT